From Streptomyces griseorubiginosus, one genomic window encodes:
- a CDS encoding ThuA domain-containing protein, with amino-acid sequence MHLRGLSARSGGTTRRRVWPATVTAGVLAAGLMSGPAAGAAPPPEPIATTMSVKSPPGGGDVRVLVFYGSAAAGEESPVVNAGIAAIERIGLSGPANQRFETEATDDARVFTDGTALSGYNAIVFLTGGGDVLDPDQEAGLEAYMEAGGGFVGIHDAARAEPYSDWFTGLVGARPASTSPTAVQRATVEVGDRQHPATKDLPVQWKRPDQWFNWAKNPSGDVHTVARVRESTYQPGTGANGWDHPVSWCRDYDGGRSFYTGMGGTASSYDETDFRAHLRGALLWTSRLVQADCKATINRNYKAERLTQPNQPGQNDQIGEPHGLVTAPDGRVLYIGRGGADSSQPVITDWNNPDIGKGKGEIHVYDPKTRKVTLAGALTVFGNKGGGDELVKVEEGLLGIELDPRFEENGWVYLHYTPHSRLNRDTRMAERRVSRFTLDLTTNKLDLSSEKVLLKWPVQVHSCCHAGGGMSWDSKGNLYIATGDNNSSGFSGGYSGNNPQPNYKGVSFADARRTAGNTNNLNGKILRIHPEADGTYTLPAGNLFTGQETDEGGGKTRGEIYVMGVRNPARIFVDKKTDILYAGWVGPDAGAPSTTWGPAKYDTFAVITRASNRGWPYCMGNKQPYRDRNLPDPDQPLGWYDCDHPKNESPNNDGLVNLPPVTGNTIWYSPQGGAPDYPRDANGIPSYKQEEAKYLLPWLKGGGQAAMNGPVYRYDTAAAASTVKWPSYWDGKWFVGDFYDADQPRNAVITDPKTHSEGGLPVHSESLKKIVPVGNDGIKNLMDWKFGPDGALYVLDYGRGFFTSDAKSALWRVTYQGGGPTPAAGQLARGGQ; translated from the coding sequence ATGCACTTACGAGGGTTGAGCGCGAGAAGCGGAGGAACGACGAGAAGACGGGTCTGGCCGGCGACCGTGACCGCGGGGGTCCTTGCCGCCGGGCTGATGTCCGGCCCGGCAGCGGGGGCCGCGCCACCGCCCGAACCCATCGCGACAACGATGTCCGTCAAGTCGCCCCCGGGCGGCGGGGATGTGCGGGTGCTGGTCTTCTACGGGTCCGCGGCCGCCGGGGAGGAGTCCCCGGTCGTCAACGCGGGGATCGCGGCCATCGAGCGGATCGGGCTCTCGGGCCCGGCGAACCAGCGGTTCGAGACCGAGGCCACGGACGACGCCCGGGTCTTCACCGACGGGACGGCGCTGAGCGGTTACAACGCGATCGTCTTCCTGACCGGCGGCGGCGATGTCCTCGACCCCGACCAGGAGGCCGGTCTCGAGGCCTACATGGAGGCGGGCGGCGGCTTCGTCGGCATTCATGACGCGGCCCGCGCGGAACCGTACTCCGACTGGTTCACCGGGCTCGTCGGCGCCCGGCCGGCCAGCACCAGCCCAACGGCCGTACAGCGGGCCACCGTCGAGGTCGGCGACCGGCAGCATCCGGCGACCAAGGACCTGCCGGTGCAGTGGAAACGCCCCGACCAGTGGTTCAACTGGGCGAAGAACCCGTCCGGCGACGTGCACACCGTCGCCCGGGTCCGCGAGTCCACCTACCAGCCCGGCACGGGCGCCAACGGCTGGGACCATCCGGTGAGTTGGTGCCGCGACTACGACGGCGGCCGGTCCTTCTACACCGGCATGGGCGGCACGGCGTCGTCGTACGACGAGACCGACTTCCGCGCCCATCTGCGCGGCGCGCTGCTGTGGACCAGCAGGCTGGTGCAGGCCGACTGCAAGGCGACCATCAACCGCAACTACAAGGCCGAGCGGCTCACCCAGCCCAACCAGCCAGGTCAGAACGACCAGATCGGCGAGCCGCACGGCCTGGTGACCGCGCCCGACGGGCGGGTGCTCTACATCGGCCGGGGCGGCGCCGACTCCTCCCAGCCCGTGATCACCGACTGGAACAACCCCGACATCGGCAAGGGCAAGGGCGAGATCCACGTCTACGATCCGAAGACCAGGAAGGTCACCCTCGCGGGCGCGCTGACCGTCTTCGGCAACAAGGGCGGCGGCGACGAACTGGTCAAGGTCGAGGAGGGCCTGCTCGGGATCGAGCTCGACCCGCGCTTCGAGGAGAACGGCTGGGTGTATCTGCACTACACCCCGCACTCCCGGCTCAACCGCGACACCCGCATGGCCGAGCGGCGGGTCTCCCGCTTCACGCTCGACCTCACGACGAACAAGCTGGACCTGAGCAGCGAGAAGGTCCTGCTCAAGTGGCCGGTCCAGGTGCACAGTTGCTGCCACGCGGGTGGCGGGATGTCCTGGGACTCCAAGGGCAACCTGTACATCGCGACCGGCGACAACAACTCCAGCGGCTTCAGCGGTGGTTACTCCGGCAACAACCCGCAGCCGAACTACAAGGGCGTCTCCTTCGCGGACGCGCGCCGCACCGCCGGCAACACCAACAACCTCAACGGCAAGATCCTGCGCATCCATCCGGAGGCCGACGGGACGTACACCCTGCCCGCGGGGAACCTCTTCACCGGCCAGGAGACCGACGAGGGCGGCGGCAAGACCCGCGGCGAGATCTATGTGATGGGCGTCAGGAACCCGGCCCGGATCTTCGTCGACAAGAAGACCGACATCCTCTACGCGGGGTGGGTCGGACCGGACGCGGGCGCGCCCTCGACGACCTGGGGTCCCGCCAAGTACGACACGTTCGCCGTCATCACCAGGGCGAGCAACCGGGGCTGGCCGTACTGCATGGGCAACAAGCAGCCCTACCGGGACCGCAACCTGCCCGATCCCGACCAGCCGCTGGGCTGGTACGACTGCGACCACCCGAAGAACGAGTCGCCCAACAACGACGGCCTGGTCAACCTGCCGCCCGTCACCGGCAACACCATCTGGTACTCGCCCCAGGGCGGCGCCCCGGACTACCCGCGGGACGCGAACGGCATCCCGTCCTACAAGCAGGAGGAGGCCAAGTACCTGCTGCCGTGGCTCAAGGGCGGTGGTCAGGCCGCGATGAACGGGCCGGTCTACCGCTACGACACCGCGGCCGCGGCCAGCACCGTCAAGTGGCCCTCGTACTGGGACGGCAAGTGGTTCGTCGGCGACTTCTACGACGCCGACCAGCCGCGCAACGCGGTCATCACCGATCCGAAGACCCACAGCGAGGGCGGACTCCCGGTCCACTCCGAGTCACTCAAGAAGATCGTCCCGGTCGGCAACGACGGCATCAAGAACCTGATGGACTGGAAGTTCGGTCCGGACGGCGCGTTGTACGTCCTCGACTACGGGCGCGGTTTCTTCACCTCGGACGCCAAGTCGGCGCTGTGGAGGGTCACTTACCAGGGCGGCGGACCGACCCCGGCCGCCGGACAGCTCGCGAGGGGAGGGCAGTGA